In a single window of the Elaeis guineensis isolate ETL-2024a chromosome 6, EG11, whole genome shotgun sequence genome:
- the LOC105032031 gene encoding uncharacterized protein: MASNTSLFTMSLLIALMLLSFNTRSHAARHLLDTAAPESPPAAPAIPTLPKPALPPMPVVPTIPKVTVPPMPAIPTIPQVTMPPMPAIPTIPKVAVPPLPVVPTVPKVTIPPLPTMPAVPKVTLPPISSIPTIPSIPNIPGIPFLTPPPATTSP, encoded by the coding sequence ATGGCTTCCAACACTAGCCTCTTCACCATGAGCCTTCTCATTGCTCTCATGTTGCTGAGCTTCAACACCAGGAGCCATGCAGCTCGCCATCTTTTGGACACCGCTGCGCCAGAGTCTCCACCTGCGGCCCCGGCCATCCCAACCCTGCCCAAGCCGGCATTGCCACCGATGCCGGTTGTGCCGACTATTCCAAAGGTTACGGTGCCTCCGATGCCGGCGATACCGACTATTCCACAGGTTACGATGCCTCCGATGCCGGCGATACCGACAATTCCAAAGGTTGCAGTGCCACCATTGCCCGTGGTGCCGACTGTGCCAAAGGTTACAATCCCACCCTTGCCGACCATGCCTGCTGTCCCTAAGGTCACACTGCCTCCCATCTCTTCCATCCCAACCATCCCTTCCATTCCAAATATCCCCGGTATTCCCTTCCTTACACCACCTCCGGCTACCACTAGCCCATGA